The following is a genomic window from Hemibagrus wyckioides isolate EC202008001 linkage group LG22, SWU_Hwy_1.0, whole genome shotgun sequence.
attcactgcctgactgcctgattcactgcctgactgcctgattcactgcctgactgcctgattcactgcctgactgactgattcactgcctgactgcctgattcactgcctgactgcctgattcactgcctgactgcctgattcactgcctgactgactgattcactgcctgactgactgattcactgcctgactgactgattcactgcctgactgactgattcactgcctgactcactgattcactgcctgactgactcactgattcactgcctgactgactcactgattcactgcctgactgactcactgattcactgcctgactgactcactgattcactgcctgactgactcactgattcactgcctgactgactcactgattcactgcctgactgactcactgattcactgcctgactgactcactgattcactgcctgactgactcactgattcactgcctgactgactcactgattcactgcctgactgactcactgattcactgcctgactgactcactgattcactgcctgactgactgactgattcactgcctgactgactgactgattcactgcctgactgcctgactgactgattcactgcctgactgcctgactgactgattcactgcctgactgcctgactgactgattcactgcctgactgcctgactgactgattcactgcctgactgcctgactgactgactcactgcctgcctgactgactgactcactgcctgcctgactgactgactcactgcctgcctgactgactgactcactgcctgcctgactgactgactcactgcctgactgactcactgcctgactgactcactgcctgactgactgactgactcactgcctgactgactcactgactcactgcctgactgactgactgactcactgcctgactgactgactcactgcctgactgactgactcactgcctgactgactgactcactgcctgactgactgactgattcactgcctgactgattcactgcctgactgactgattcactgcctgactgactgattcactgcctgactgactgattcactgcctgactgactgattcactgcctgactgcctgactgactgattcactgcctgactgcctgactgactgattcactgcctgactgcctgactgactgattcactgcctgactgcctgactgactgattcactgcctgactgcctgattcactgcctgactgcctgactgactgactgactgattcactgcctgactgactgactgactgattcactgcctgactgactgattcactgcctgactgactgactcactgcctgactgcctgactgactgattcactgcctgactgactgactgactgattcactgcctgactgactgactgactgattcactgcctgactgactgactgactgattcactgcctgactgactgactgactgattcactgcctgactgactgactgactgattcactgcctgactgactgactgactgaatcactgcctgactgactgactgactgattcactgcctgactgactgactgactgattcactgcctcactgcctgactgactgactgactgattcactgcctgactgcctgactgactgactgactgattcactgcctgactgactgactgactgactgattcactgcctgactgactgactgactgattcactgcctgactgactgattcactgcctgactgactgattcactgcctgactgactgattcactgactgactgactgattcactgcctgactgactgactgactgattcactgcctgactgactgactgactgattcactgcctgactgactgactgactgattcactgcctgactgactgactgactgaatcactgcctgactgactgactgactgattcactgcctgactgactgactgactgattcactgcctcactgcctgactgactgactgactgattcactgcctgactgcctgactgactgactgactgattcactgcctgactgactgactgactgattcactgcctgactgactgactgactgattcactgcctgactgactgactgactgattcactgcctgactgactgactgactgattcactgcctgactgactgactgactgattcactgcctgactgactgactgactgattcactgcctgactgactgactgactgattcactgcctgactgactgactgactgactgattcactgcctgactgactgactgactgattcactgcctgactgactgactgactgattcactgcctgactgactgactgactgattcactgcctgactgactgattcactgcctgactgactgattcactgcctgactgactgattcactgcctgactgactgattcactgcctgactgactgattcaccaGAACCATTACAACATTAAAAGTGGTGACATCAGAGTGTACACATTTCCGTCGGTCCAATGAGCAGCAAGCCGTCAGCGAATCTCTGCTTTGGCATAGCAACACAAAATGCTGTATGCATCTTGTGTCTGAAATGTCTCTTCTCTGATGTTAATAACTGTTGTGTAAATGCTTTAAAACTAAATATCAGTCACTGCTGTGATAAAGCACTTACCGAATTCTGCTGGCTTGTGCGATGCGACGTCCTGAATGATGACCCCCATGTTATCTAGAATGTGCTCCTTGGCCATGTCCAGCTgtttgaataatgaataatttcttATTGCATGATTTATTTGAGAAAAATGAAAGTTCTATACATGTAATCTGGTTAGTTACAACATGTCCAACTTCTGCTTCAGGCACTTTTAGTTAATAACATCCAATAACACACTTTACTAGATGTTCAAAATGACTGAAAATCTTCATtataatagtttttatttttatgaaatgatCATACTATAAAATGGTATTATAGCTACAGATATTGTTTACTATAATTGCTATGCTACAaggtttagattagatttaccGTTCCGACTTGCGTGTAGACGTAGGTGTCCCTCTCCACCATGTACTCATGTCCACTCTTGAATAACTGCAGCATTTTAGGAATGTTCACCCCGACCGACCCTGAAACAACACCAACAGGCATTTAGGACAACTGCAATGAGTAATTggctgttttctctcttttttgggACGGGAGGAACACACTGACCTCGTTTGCTCTTTGGGAATTTCTTCctcagtttgttttttaaaggcaGGAGCTTCGGGATGATGTCTGGAACAGCCAGGTAAAAGTCTGCTGTGATCTCATCCTCCAATATCTACAAGTAAAAGTACAAACTCCAGTCCAAGTCCACCACCAacaactatttttatttatagcgTTTCATCTCATCTGTCTTTTTTGCCCTTGAATGGCTTTCCACCATTTACAATGTGCTGGATGTAAAATCCTATATCAATTCATCCTGCTGTCTCATTGCCAATGTGCGCTAAAATTCATCTGTGGGTTTACTTGAacgactgagtgagtgagtaattggaTTActggaatgaatgagtgagtagtTGGTTTATTGATTAGCTGACTGATTAAACAATTTCCTGACTGAATGATTAATTGGTTTATTGATTGAAAAAATGAGACTAATTAATTGTTTGGTTATTAATGACAGACTGACTGAATAAGTGATTGGTTAACTGACTAACAGAAGGCTTGACTGACTAATTAAATGATTAACTGACTGATTATTAATTAgttaactgactgactgattcactgacccattgactgattcactgacccactgactgattcactgacccactgactgattcactgacccactgactgattcactgacccactgactgattcactgacccactgactgattcactgacccactgactgattcactgatttttTTGGACTCTGTTTCTGCTGAAGCAGTTAACAGATTCTTACTAAATAAAGCTGTTAAGGAAAAGTGATTGGTTTGACCTGGTTTGCTTTTAACAGCAACATGTTGTACCTTTTCAATAAGTTCGGCTCCTCCCACTATTGCTGCTCCGTGCTCGGTTGCCACTCTGGCTTCCTCTGGATTCTAAAaaagacacaacaacaaatagACACATGAATGAAATACACTGTAATACAATCATGACACTTAAAATCCATTCAAACACAAGTGAACAGAGATCACAGATTAGAGTGTAAAAAGTTTAGAAGCAGATTCTCACCTCTGTGAAAACGACGACTTTGTTCAGATCGCTTTTAAATGGATAGGGTAAATGGACAGTGCTAACAAAGGGTTCGACTTTTCTctgaaagaagaggaaaagggaaaaaaagggaaaaaaaaaacatggttatgaGATGTTATGAAAAGGTGGGAGAGTTAGTTTGGGTGTATTCATGTTGAGAGATTACATATGTGAACAAATCATAATTTTATTACCTTCAAATgaattttaaacatattttaaaaatgtaaatattatttttattcaagattcaagaggtTTGTCGTCATATGCAGCGTGAAAACACAACGGTTTGGAccatacaatgaaattcttactttgcatGTCTCCCTTTCCTTTAGAAATATGAAAaacccaataaaaaaaaaaaaaagttggcaGATACAATGAGTTCTTGAAAAGGAAAGAACAGCTGGAAATCTACTccttaaaaacagaaatgttgcTGCATTAATAGCTGATTAGAAAAAGAAATCTAGCCAATAATGTTCATGATTACTGTCCCATTCTAGCATTTTTACTAACATTTAGTTCCAGCATTTTACCAACATTTAAACTATTGTAAAATAGTTGAAACACTTTCTTCAGCATCACCTAGCAGCATAGGAGACAGAATGATCACCATAAACTGTAAGGAACCATGtttcaaaaaatgttttgtttaccTTTTTTTCTAGCTTCATATCCAGCTTTAGTTCAATGAAAAGTGGCTGATCTTCAGGGGTAAAGTCCAGCTTCTGAAAGCTCTTCAGCATATCCACAGCTACATCTGCGTCATACACCGGTCTAGGATAGTGCCTCACGACGTACACGTCATCGATCGGCGCCCAGGCTGTCAGGCCGTACGGCTTATGACGACCCGTATCGTCGATCTTctgtttctccttcttcttcttctcttctttctttacttCCTTCACTGCTCCCTTTTcaacttttctctctttcttagcTGGTCtacagaaaggaaaagaaagatgcACTATTTGCTTCATGTGTCCCataacatgttaaataaatgaaagaacaaATTCTAATAAATGTTTGCGTTGCTGCATCGATTCACATGGCCCGAGATGAGAAATCAGGAAAAAATAGTCAAGTGTGCacacttaattaaaaaaattaataaataaataaaaataaagaagacaaaagtTATTTCATGAGAAATAAACAATTAACATGTTAAGGTTTACAAATTCATTAGGACATAGGGAAAATTGGTattcttatatattataattttttaaaaatagttcaAATATTGATATATTCTCTAATTCTTCTGTTTGCTCATCGTTTTTAATCTGTGAAAGACAATAAAATGCAGGATGCTCACTtggctgcagcagcagcagcagcatagGTCCTCACAGGATGCTGTCTAGCTGCATTGAGGGACGGACATAAAGACGATGAAGAGCTGGAGATGAAGATCTGTCTCTGACATCCAGCCAACACTGTGAGACAAAACATCCAGAGTTTAtatgactgacacacacacacacacacacacagcatgttacATAGGTACTGCTGCTAGTTCCAGTGTTAACACAGTACACAATAAACAAGTACACACATGACAACGCAGGAGACGTTACGATAAACTGCACATTCATGCTGCAATGACACATACTATATGTTAATTCaatatatttacaatatcataaataaaaggaaaaaactaTAAACCTGACCTCTCAACAAGCTCCGCGAGGAGGCTGCCATATTCACTTGTGCCGCTTTTATTACTTTCCGTCTAGGCGcacaaaaatctgtttaaacGTTCCGGTCCTTAAATATAACGtactattataataaaaatacgTATTCTGGGTACAGATTATTTTGCTTAATGTACCGCTGACTTAGGCTTTAATTTTTAACTTTTacctggaaaataaaaacagtgtttaaagtaagttaacagccTTAACGTTAATTAACAgattgttaaatatttaaatataattcatCTTAAATCTTTAGTTGTGTATATTACTTTATATAAAGGTCGTGAGGGACATCTGACAAGATATCTGACCAGacgaaaaatattttataagaaataaaattaaaaaaaaaaaaaaaaaagcattaagtGTTTTTTGGTATTTCGAAATCATTTctaaatgtcattaaaa
Proteins encoded in this region:
- the mrpl1 gene encoding 39S ribosomal protein L1, mitochondrial, with the translated sequence MAASSRSLLRVLAGCQRQIFISSSSSSLCPSLNAARQHPVRTYAAAAAAAKPAKKERKVEKGAVKEVKKEEKKKKEKQKIDDTGRHKPYGLTAWAPIDDVYVVRHYPRPVYDADVAVDMLKSFQKLDFTPEDQPLFIELKLDMKLEKKRKVEPFVSTVHLPYPFKSDLNKVVVFTENPEEARVATEHGAAIVGGAELIEKILEDEITADFYLAVPDIIPKLLPLKNKLRKKFPKSKRGSVGVNIPKMLQLFKSGHEYMVERDTYVYTQVGTLDMAKEHILDNMGVIIQDVASHKPAEFGSLIERAITSSKTSEGLRIRYEAFLQQEEKEA